A stretch of Lathyrus oleraceus cultivar Zhongwan6 chromosome 6, CAAS_Psat_ZW6_1.0, whole genome shotgun sequence DNA encodes these proteins:
- the LOC127098360 gene encoding uncharacterized protein LOC127098360, translating into MGGSASVCVSNTKERKCPEKHVKNLKEKVRILRDEIKEMVCEREKEIMVFTLKEADWKQEMKRMREEVKRLRELVKEKEEKIREMEEEGMVEKNCEKEWELMGTKLLIQEMKEERGRRDEAVEKWKQLYLAIKNELDDLIQRTYDGDGVYWKTEENEIQMENLRNELQEKEESMKALKAKLVSVEKERYKQEREFDLLRQSLRIMNGKKNSIQTKEKKRFKTKLGK; encoded by the exons ATGGGGGGAAGTGCTAGTGTTTGTGTTAGCAATACCAAAGAGAGAAAGTGTCCAGAAAAACATGTAAAGAATTTGAAGGAGAAAGTGAGAATTCTCCGAGATGAAATAAAGGAGATGgtgtgtgagagagagaaagagatAATGGTGTTTACTTTGAAGGAAGCGGATTGGAAGCAGGAGATGAAGAGGATGAGAGAGGAAGTGAAGAGGTTGAGGGAGTTGGTGAAAGAGAAGGAAGAGAAGATAAGAGAGATGGAAGAAGAAGGAATGGTTGAGAAGAATTGTGAGAAAGAGTGGGAGTTAATGGGGACTAAGCTTTTGATTCAAGAGATGAAGGAGGAGAGAGGGAGAAGAGATGAAGCTGTTGAGAAATGGAAGCAACTTTATCTTGCAATTAAGAATGAGTTGGATGATCTCATTCAAAGAACTTATGATG GAGATGGTGTGTATTGGAAAACAGAAGAAAATGAGATTCAAATGGAGAATCTGAGGAATGAGTTGCAAGAGAAAGAAGAAAGCATGAAAGCATTAAAAGCTAAACTAGTTTCTGTGGAGAAAGAAAGGTACAAACAAGAGAGAGAATTTGACTTGTTAAGGCAAAGTTTGAGGATCATGAATGGCAAGAAAAATTCAATTCAAACTAAAGAGAAGAAGCGTTTCAAAACCAAATTGGGAAAATGA